Proteins encoded within one genomic window of Triticum aestivum cultivar Chinese Spring chromosome 2D, IWGSC CS RefSeq v2.1, whole genome shotgun sequence:
- the LOC123051272 gene encoding glucose-6-phosphate 1-dehydrogenase 2, chloroplastic, translating to MALSCMRCPAAVGGGHAAARRPAATPPSSSLAFSLARCGGRSAAAASGWRIDAVAGKGVKAPMDAAENAVAPAAPSTVPNGTSSAIIMEEFEDFAALAKDDEASVSITVVGASGDLAKKKIFPALFALYYEGCLPKHFSIFGYARSKMTDAELRDMVSKTLTCRIDKRENCSEKMEEFLKRCFYHSGQYDSEEDFKELGKKIKQHEGPRVSNHLFYLSIPPNIFLDVVKCASKSASSVSGWTRVIVEKPFGRDSESSAALTKGLKQYLTEDQIFRIDHYLGKELVENLSVLRFSNLVFEPLWSRQYIRNVQLIFSEDFGTEGRGGYFDSYGIIRDIMQNHLLQILALFAMETPISLEAEDIRNEKVKVLRSMKPLRLEDVVIGQYKSHTKGGITYPGYTEDKTVPKGSLTPTFAAAALFINNARWDGVPFLMKAGKALHTKQAEIRVQFRHVPGNLYKGSFGTDLDRATNELVIRVQPDEGIYLKINNKIPGLGMRLDRSNLNLHYAARYPKEIPDAYERLLLDAIEGERRLFIRSDELDAAWELFTPLLKELEQKRMAPELYPYGSRGPVGAHYLAAKYNVRWGDLGGSEH from the exons ATGGCGCTCTCCTGCATGAGGTGCCCGGCCGCCGTCGGCGGAGGCCATgcggccgcccgccgccccgcgGCGACTCCGCCCTCCTCGTCCCTCGCCTTCTCCTTGGCCAGATGCGGCGGGAGATCGGCGGCCGCCGCCTCGGGGTGGCGCATCGACGCCGTCGCCGGGAAAGGAG TGAAAGCTCCCATGGATGCTGCGGAGAACGCTGTCGCGCCTGCCGCCCCGTCAACGGTGCCAAATGGCACTTCTTCGGCAATCATCATGGAGGAATTTGAAGATTTCGCCGCTCTAGCCAAGGATGACGAGGCGTCGGTTAGCATCACTGTAGTTGGAGCGTCCGGTGACCTTGCAAAGAAGAAGATATTTCCTGCCCTTTTTGCCCTTTACTATGAAGGCTGTCTTCCCAAG CATTTCTCCATCTTTGGTTATGCGCGGAGTAAAATGACAGATGCTGAACTGAGggacatggtcagcaaaacactgACTTGCAGGATAGACAAAAG GGAGAACTGTAGTGAGAAAATGGAAGAGTTTCTGAAACGATGCTTCTACCACTCAGGTCAATATGATTCAGAGGAAGATTTCAAGGAGCTAGGCAAGAAGATCAAACAACATGAG GGTCCCAGAGTATCTAACCATCTTTTCTACTTGTCGATACCTCCAAATATATTCCTGGATGTTGTAAAATGTGCAAGCAAATCAGCATCATCTGTGAGTGGCTGGACAAGGGTAATTGTTGAAAAACCCTTTGGCCGGGACTCAGAGTCTTCTGCTGCCCTGACAAaaggtctgaagcagtacctgacAGAGGACCAAATCTTCAG GATTGACCATTACTTGGGTAAGGAGCTGGTGGAGAACTTATCCGTCCTTCGCTTCTCGAATCTTGTTTTTGAGCCTCTGTGGTCAAGGCAGTATATAAGGAATGTGCAACTGATATTCTCAGAAGACTTTGGCACTGAAGGGAGAGGAGG GTACTTTGATAGCTATGGTATTATCCGAGACATAATGCAGAATCATCTTCTTCAGATACTAGCTCTATTTGCAATGGAAACTCCTATTAGCTTGGAAGCGGAGGACATACGAAACGAGAAG GTTAAAGTTTTGCGCTCCATGAAGCCGTTGCGACTAGAAGATGTGGTAATAGGACAGTATAAAAGTCATACGAAGGGTGGTATTACATACCCTGGATACACTGAAGATAAGACGGTGCCCAAGGGTAGTCTGACTCCAACATTTGCTGCAGCTGCGCTTTTTATAAATAACGCTAGATGGGATGGAGTTCCCTTTCTCATGAAGGCTGGGAAAGCCTTGCATACTAAACA GGCTGAGATTAGAGTACAGTTCCGACATGTTCCTGGAAATCTCTACAAGGGGTCTTTTGGAACCGATCTTGACAGGGCTACTAATGAGCTTGTGATACGCGTGCAACCGGATGAAGGAATTTACCTAAAGATTAACAACAAGATTCCTGGTCTTGGCATGAGGCTAGATAGAAGTAATTTGAATCTTCACTATGCAGCAAG GTACCCAAAGGAGATACCGGATGCCTATGAGAGGCTGTTGCTCGACGCGATAGAAGGAGAGCGAAGGCTCTTCATCCGGTCGGACGAGCTGGACGCTGCGTGGGAGCTCTTCACGCCCCTCCTCAAGGAACTGGAGCAGAAGCGGATGGCCCCTGAGCTGTACCCCTATGGAAGCCGCGGGCCCGTGGGCGCCCACTACCTGGCGGCGAAGTACAACGTGAGATGGGGCGACCTGGGTGGCTCGGAACACTAG
- the LOC123051271 gene encoding uncharacterized protein: MEPSRHRVPAAAVLLVLVAAAAVVGRCGAQLPIPVRTDGFVYGGHAAAPAWGDAVVVEAFFDPVCPDSRDAWPPLQRAAAHYGARRVAVVVHLFPLPYHSSAFMACRSIHTVHKLNASAVYPLLENFFKYQEGYYNMPTYTKTRAAVVAEIANNLVAPVIGEANLAAYRAGFNDSQSDQATRISFKFGCARGVTGTPYYFVNGIPLSDSGSPMDYNKWISTLDPLVGKM; encoded by the exons ATGGAGCCCAGCCGCCACCgtgtgccggcggcggcggtgctgctcGTGCTCGTGGCGGCTGCGGCCGTCGTCGGGCGCTGCGGCGCGCAGCTGCCGATCCCGGTGAGGACGGACGGGTTCGTGTACGGGGGCCacgcggcggcgccggcgtgggGCGACGCGGTGGTGGTGGAGGCCTTCTTCGACCCCGTCTGCCCCGACAGCCGCGACGCCTGGCCGCCGCTGCAGCGGGCCGCCGCCCACTACGGCGCCCGCCGCGTCGCCGTCGTCGTGCACCTCTTCCCGCTCCC TTACCACAGCAGCGCCTTCATGGCTTGCCGGTCGATCCACACGGTGCACAAGCTAAATGCGTCAGCCGTGTATCCCCTGCTCGAAAACTTCTTCAAATACCAG GAGGGTTATTACAACATGCCGACATACACCAAAACAAGAGCGGCGGTGGTCGCCGAAATAGCGAACAACCTTGTCGCCCCCGTCATTGGCGAGGCCAATTTGGCAGCATACAGAGCGGGCTTCAACGACTCGCAGTCGGATCAGGCCACAAGGATTTCCTTCAAG TTTGGTTGTGCACGAGGCGTCACCGGGACACCCTACTACTTTGTTAATGGCATACCACTCAGTGACTCTGGTTCTCCAATGGACTACAACAAGTGGATATCCACACTTGATCCGTTGGTTGGCAAGATGTAG
- the LOC123051270 gene encoding uncharacterized protein — protein sequence MEARRQCRRVSPPLLVLLAVVTAAGRCGAQVPVPARTDGFVYGGQAWAPAWGEAVVVEAFFDPLCPDSRDAWPPLRRAADHFGARRVAVIVHLFPLPYHSSSFIACRSIHTVHKLNASAVYPLLEKFFKYQESYYNTPTYTKTRAAVVAKIANNLVAPVIGEANLAAYRAGFNDSRSDQAARISFKFGCARGVTGTPYYFVNGIPLGDLDFPLDYDKWVSTLDPLVGKM from the exons ATGGAGGCCAGACGACAATGTCGCCGCGTGTCGCCGCCGCTGCTGGTGCTGCTGGCGGTGGTGACCGCGGCCGGGCGCTGCGGCGCGCAGGTGCCGGTCCCGGCGAGGACGGACGGGTTCGTGTACGGGGGGCAGGCGTGGGCGCCGGCGTGGGgcgaggccgtggtggtggaggcCTTCTTCGACCCGCTCTGCCCCGACAGCCGCGACGCCTGGCCGCCGCTGCGGAGGGCCGCCGACCACTTCGGTGCCCGCCGCGTCGCCGTCATCGTCCACCTCTTCCCGCTCCC TTACCACAGCAGCTCCTTCATCGCGTGCCGGTCGATCCACACGGTGCACAAGCTAAATGCGTCGGCCGTGTACCCCCTGCTCGAAAAGTTCTTCAAATACCAG GAGAGTTATTACAACACGCCGACATACACCAAAACAAGAGCGGCGGTGGTCGCCAAAATAGCGAACAACCTTGTCGCCCCCGTCATTGGCGAAGCCAATTTGGCTGCATATAGAGCGGGCTTCAACGACTCGCGGTCGGATCAGGCCGCAAGGATTTCCTTCAAG TTTGGTTGTGCACGAGGTGTCACCGGGACACCCTACTACTTTGTTAATGGCATACCACTCGGTGACCTTGATTTTCCTTTGGACTATGACAAGTGGGTATCCACACTTGATCCGTTGGTTGGCAAGATGTAG